The following proteins come from a genomic window of Musa acuminata AAA Group cultivar baxijiao chromosome BXJ1-7, Cavendish_Baxijiao_AAA, whole genome shotgun sequence:
- the LOC103992989 gene encoding uncharacterized protein LOC103992989 produces MVQTIIPIISRRTPPRVAHPSQQQETLVRAHMPLSGLPGSPQNPMARPGSREAEDTASRPEREAPSADSTNALRAQLRLVSQRLDEVQQEVRKSKGDHGVDRQQGSPFTPEIQDQAIPSHFRLPSLDAYDGAANPADHVATFRAQMALYGTSDALMCRAFPTTLRGPARAWYSGLKAGTIASFDQLAKDFELSFLAYARPKPSVALLLGLNQREDEPLSHFVNRFTTQIRGLSDAHLSLLMQAFMTGLRPSRFFWSLVERPPAAVPEMIQRAGQFIAAETWMARKREEHKKVKTEPPRQQQPSTSRRRLDRSDPRSPLPVLSSSQTKILLHEKGKGLLKEPHPMRSPRELADRSKYCRFHRQHGHDTEQCRELKRQIEELIRRGHLSHYLPPVKEPSPHPEGPVERHIDVIAGGPVAGGAPRRAERRMPGPLPTKPRDTSPSPRLPSRPELPSDLTTTTPW; encoded by the coding sequence AtggtgcagaccatcatcccgattATCTCACGGCGAACCCCTCCGCGCGTGGCTCACCCTTCACAGCAACAGGAAACCCTCGTCCGAGCTCACATGCCCCTCTCCGGGCTCCCTGGCTCACCCCAGAACCCGATGGCTCGGCCCGGGAGCCGGGAGGCGGAAGATACGGCGAGCCGCCCCGAGCGCGAGGCTCCGTCCGCCGATTCTACAAATGCCCTACGAGCCCagctgcgcctcgtcagtcaaagactTGACGAAGTACAACAAGAGGTCCGTAAGTCCAAGGGAGACCACGGAGTGGACAGACAGCAAGGatccccgttcacccccgagatccAAGATCAGGCGATCCCGTCACACTTCCGCCTGCCCTCGTTGGACGCATATGACGGCGCCGCTAacccagcggaccacgtggccacctttcgcgcccaaatggcacTATACGGGACCTCCGAcgctttgatgtgcagggcgttcccgacaaccCTACGGGGTCCGGCCCGCGCGTGGTACAGCGGTCTGAAGGccgggaccatcgcctccttcgaccaactcgccaAAGACTTCGAGCTCAGTTTCCTAGCTTACGCTCGACCGAAACCATCCGTGGCAttactcctcgggctcaaccagagggaggacgagcccctctcccattttgtgaaccgctttacgACTCAAATTCGCGGACTATCGGACGCTCACCTCTCTCtactgatgcaggcattcatgacaggcctgcggccttcccggttcttctggtctctcgtggagcgaccccctgcCGCGGTTCCCGAAATGATTCAGCGTGCTGGCCAGTTCATCGCCGCGGAGACATGGATGGCCAGGAAGCGGGAAGAACACAAAAAAGTCAAGACGGAGCCGCCCCGACAGCAGCAGCCCTCCACCTCCCGTCGTAGGTTGGATAGATCCGACCCGAGGTCTCCTCTCCCCGTCTTGAGTTCTTCGCAGACGAAAATACTTCTCCATGAGAAGGGGAAGGGATTACTCAAGGAGCcccacccgatgaggagcccgcgaGAGCTCGCGGACCGCTCGAAATACTGCCGTTTCCATCGGCAGCATGGGCACGACACTGAGCAGTGCCGTGAGCTAAaaaggcagatcgaggagctcatccgccgagggcaTCTCAGCCACTACCTTCCACCGGTCAAGGAGCCGTCACCTCACCCGGAAGGCCCCGTCGAACGACACATCGACGTGATAGCCGGGGGTCCCGTAGCAGGGGGGGCTCCGCGTCGGGCAGAAAGGCGTATGCCCGGGCCGCTCCCGACGAAGCCTCGGGACACGAGCCCGAGCCCGAGATTACCTTCCCGACCGGAGTTGCCGAGCGACCTGACCACGACGACGCCCTGGTAA